In one window of Prosthecobacter fusiformis DNA:
- a CDS encoding sulfatase-like hydrolase/transferase: MLRHLCLLFCFTAASLIHAASRPNIVFIMADDLGWADVAFHGGSAPTPHLDRLAKENLELTQHYVAPVCSPTRTGLMSGRYWSRFGITSPNSGQAMPFDTVTLPRALKSAGYDTCLTGKWHLGSKPEWGPNKFGFDLSYGSLGGGVGPYNHQYKEGEYTHTWHRDGTLITEEGHVTDLLANEAVAWISSRSERPFFLYVPFTAVHLPVKEPEEWVSKVPANITGDVARHYAACIMHMDEAIGQILAALEKAGKRDNTLVVFTSDNGGSTAENNDRKYPADDYPAGKITASNAPLRGQKADLYEGGIRVPTLVSWPGVLKAGQFKAPVHISDWMPTLCALAGYQGEADLKWDGINLWPALIGEAELNDRILYWTGPNFRTLAVREGNWKLIVTRTKDKAGDSPELFDLAKDPNETTNLAKQQPDLVKTLLSKMDQVAKADRDAVVKK, encoded by the coding sequence ATGCTCCGTCATCTGTGCCTTCTGTTTTGCTTCACGGCTGCAAGTCTCATTCATGCCGCCTCCAGGCCCAACATTGTATTCATCATGGCAGATGATCTTGGCTGGGCGGATGTGGCCTTTCATGGGGGCAGTGCACCCACTCCGCATCTGGACCGGCTAGCGAAGGAGAACCTGGAGCTGACCCAGCATTACGTGGCTCCAGTTTGCAGCCCCACACGCACTGGATTGATGAGTGGCCGTTACTGGAGCCGCTTTGGCATCACCAGCCCTAACAGCGGGCAGGCTATGCCTTTTGATACCGTCACTCTGCCACGTGCTTTGAAGAGTGCAGGTTATGACACCTGCCTCACTGGCAAGTGGCACCTCGGCTCGAAACCAGAATGGGGTCCCAATAAGTTTGGCTTCGATCTAAGCTATGGCTCCCTGGGTGGAGGAGTGGGACCGTATAACCATCAGTATAAGGAGGGCGAATATACCCATACCTGGCATCGCGACGGCACACTGATCACCGAAGAAGGACACGTTACCGATTTATTGGCTAACGAGGCTGTGGCATGGATCAGCAGCCGCAGTGAAAGGCCGTTTTTTCTTTATGTGCCATTCACTGCTGTACATCTGCCCGTGAAGGAACCGGAAGAATGGGTTTCCAAAGTGCCTGCGAACATCACCGGAGACGTGGCGCGCCACTATGCCGCCTGCATCATGCACATGGATGAGGCAATCGGGCAGATCCTGGCCGCATTGGAAAAGGCTGGGAAACGTGACAATACTCTCGTCGTTTTCACCAGCGACAACGGTGGCAGCACGGCTGAAAACAATGATCGTAAATACCCCGCCGATGACTACCCAGCAGGCAAAATAACCGCCAGCAATGCGCCGCTGCGAGGCCAGAAGGCAGATCTCTATGAAGGCGGCATCCGGGTGCCGACCCTCGTAAGCTGGCCGGGAGTACTAAAAGCGGGCCAATTTAAAGCACCTGTGCACATCAGCGACTGGATGCCCACTCTCTGTGCCCTGGCAGGGTATCAGGGTGAGGCGGATTTGAAATGGGATGGCATTAACCTATGGCCCGCTCTCATTGGGGAAGCTGAACTGAATGATCGAATCCTCTACTGGACCGGCCCCAATTTCCGCACTCTTGCAGTGAGAGAGGGAAACTGGAAACTGATCGTCACGCGAACAAAGGATAAAGCCGGGGACTCTCCGGAACTGTTTGATCTGGCCAAGGATCCCAATGAAACCACCAACCTCGCCAAACAGCAGCCGGATCTCGTGAAAACATTGCTCTCCAAAATGGATCAGGTGGCCAAGGCTGACCGAGATGCCGTTGTGAAAAAGTAA
- a CDS encoding peptide chain release factor 3: MSEVAAKAPHEVSRRRTFAIISHPDAGKTTLTEKLLLYGGAVQLAGSVTARKNQRATTSDWMELEKQRGISVSSTVLQFEYKDCVVNLLDTPGHKDFSEDTYRVLTAVDAAVMVIDAGKGIESQTLKLFEVCRRRGVPIFTFMNKLDRPARPPLELLDELERVLGIAACPMNWPLGDGVDFKGVFDRESNQVHLFERTVGGKFRAPVNVKGIEDESVRDALPPLVYQRVVDELDLLEGGGSPFDFEQVRKGQLSPVFYGSAMNNFGVQMMLDRFLEIAPPPAPRMSGEQFIEPASPNFSGFVFKIQANMNPKHRDRVAFIRIVSGCFQRDMSAVNTRTGTRMRLGNSQRLFAQERETVNEAWAGDVVGLVGNYDLQIGDTLAEENGIKFDEMPTFPPECFAYLHNENTSKFKRFRDGLDQLLKEGVAQPFELPDAAVRIPLLGAVGPLQFDVLKYRLESEYNAEVRLEFAPWTLVRWLKEKNAADAPKPKRGDVGPPRPSLVASYDTTLAQDSHGNWVALFGDKISLGYFESKNGEKFEISPFPIQ, encoded by the coding sequence ATGTCCGAAGTTGCCGCCAAAGCCCCCCACGAAGTCAGCCGTCGCCGCACCTTCGCCATCATTTCCCACCCGGATGCCGGGAAGACAACGCTGACAGAAAAGCTGCTTCTTTACGGTGGTGCTGTGCAGCTCGCCGGAAGTGTCACGGCGCGCAAGAATCAGCGGGCCACCACCTCCGACTGGATGGAACTGGAAAAACAGCGCGGCATTTCCGTCTCCTCCACGGTGCTGCAATTTGAGTATAAGGACTGTGTGGTTAACCTGTTGGATACGCCTGGACACAAAGACTTCTCCGAAGACACCTACCGCGTGCTCACTGCCGTGGATGCCGCCGTCATGGTCATTGATGCAGGGAAGGGGATCGAGAGCCAGACATTGAAGCTTTTTGAAGTGTGTCGTCGCCGTGGTGTGCCCATCTTCACTTTCATGAACAAGCTGGACCGTCCGGCGCGTCCGCCACTGGAGCTTCTTGATGAGCTGGAGCGCGTGCTCGGGATCGCGGCCTGCCCCATGAACTGGCCCCTGGGTGACGGCGTGGATTTCAAGGGTGTTTTCGACCGTGAATCCAATCAGGTTCACCTTTTTGAACGCACCGTCGGCGGTAAGTTTCGTGCGCCGGTGAATGTGAAAGGCATCGAAGATGAAAGCGTGCGTGACGCCCTGCCGCCCCTGGTTTATCAGCGGGTGGTGGATGAACTGGATCTTTTGGAAGGCGGCGGTTCCCCCTTTGATTTTGAGCAGGTGCGCAAAGGCCAGCTTTCACCGGTTTTTTATGGCAGTGCCATGAACAACTTCGGTGTGCAGATGATGCTGGACCGGTTCCTGGAGATCGCTCCGCCCCCGGCACCGCGTATGTCCGGTGAGCAGTTCATTGAACCTGCCAGCCCGAATTTCAGCGGTTTCGTTTTCAAAATCCAGGCAAACATGAACCCGAAGCACCGGGACCGCGTGGCGTTTATCCGCATCGTTTCCGGTTGCTTCCAGCGGGACATGAGCGCCGTCAATACCCGCACCGGAACACGCATGCGGTTAGGCAACTCCCAGCGTCTTTTCGCTCAGGAGCGTGAGACCGTTAATGAAGCCTGGGCCGGCGATGTGGTCGGGTTGGTGGGCAATTACGACCTCCAGATTGGCGATACCCTGGCTGAGGAAAACGGCATCAAATTTGACGAGATGCCAACCTTCCCGCCAGAATGCTTTGCGTATTTGCACAATGAAAACACCTCCAAGTTCAAGCGCTTCCGTGACGGCCTGGACCAACTCCTCAAGGAAGGGGTGGCTCAGCCTTTTGAGCTGCCGGATGCCGCTGTACGCATTCCTTTGTTAGGTGCCGTGGGTCCGCTCCAGTTTGATGTGCTGAAGTACCGTCTGGAAAGCGAATACAATGCTGAGGTCCGGCTGGAGTTTGCCCCTTGGACGCTGGTCCGCTGGCTGAAGGAGAAGAATGCGGCCGATGCCCCCAAGCCGAAGCGCGGTGACGTCGGCCCTCCGCGGCCCAGCCTGGTTGCCTCCTACGACACGACGCTGGCCCAGGATTCCCATGGCAACTGGGTGGCATTATTTGGGGACAAGATCAGCCTCGGTTACTTCGAATCGAAGAACGGGGAAAAGTTCGAGATCAGTCCCTTCCCCATTCAGTAA
- a CDS encoding M64 family metallopeptidase, whose protein sequence is MKNSFVILLLLIAAQSALLAQTATLYPVGTVEDRSKKLNMVFLSEGFTEADLGPGKKFDLHVQGVVNFLFAQEPWNRYRSYFNIYRIEIPSNQSGTDNPYANPPYSKDTYFGSGFHPQIERLLVLSGQGLSRAYSLLNKHVPEYDIPIVIVNDVTYGGSGGPISVASLDAQGAQLVEHEVGHSFANLADEYDFDTPGYPAAEFPNATMKTQLAQIRWKDWIEPGTPLEPGTPLFTPEDDLRYQDKVGHFEGAHYRSVGFFRPHDRALMRFLGYPPGAVTREAFVLNYYSRVPLVNARSPEALSQTVTQRTSLNFSVTPKIPSTGSALSVRWVIGTSTETAGTGTTFSIPSQDLGEGTRTVSAIIKDPTDWVLRDPTGLTDEKITWTIKLSNQGPPPVITDAPDNALSIVGQPVAFTVQASPAASEQLIYQWYKNGKAISKATGTSYFLPAVKLTDAGIYSVRVTGTAYTEVFADLVVVDSALKKIVLAKDKTATLLAPVAGPVDGFQWFRNFTTIEASNDFKGLGTAKLVISPLAVSPHSGLYSLRLTTAAGTRDFDTHTLDVFDDVPQMTMAVGQSMPVGQVAALYLNESNQLVKIDIAETPGRAASTYSASGLPPGLKVDKVTGIISGIPTAFRKDSAGNVIPYDVKLTAGNGKGSVSVMVKLLVSPLPNTTVGTFVAPLYRHGPPAQTAPGLNGSLGGRLDLVTSANGSYSGKVVLGSLTYSFKGSLSSQVGLLTVFGGVDIPRAGRPAPPPLELDFYVQTGGLFGSLKIAGQTLVFSGWHNPWSLTNKADAYDGYHTFRLDLDNPPLGAPTGRGFGSFSISLDGKMTITGRTADGETFTSASPLGSLGELMIFSLQKGKPQGSIVGRFSVSKEEDEDDKNNVITRMPSGLNWWKPASTDAKARIYKDGIAELGLEIYGGRYVPPTSTNVIFDMAPGVSNADLAFTGASISGVSRPPGTSVDIQASNKAKPTAPLAANTTLTINAKLGTFTGKFSLLDDNPRDDISPINVPRAVTYQGILLKDGGTLRGDGYYLLPDLPSPVKLDTPTTSPIQSGAVTLTKDD, encoded by the coding sequence ATGAAAAATTCCTTCGTTATCTTGCTGCTGCTGATAGCTGCACAAAGCGCATTGCTGGCTCAGACTGCCACCCTGTATCCCGTGGGTACAGTCGAGGACCGGAGCAAGAAGCTGAACATGGTGTTTCTTTCAGAAGGCTTTACCGAAGCAGATCTGGGGCCGGGTAAAAAATTCGATCTGCATGTGCAGGGAGTGGTGAATTTCCTCTTCGCCCAGGAGCCCTGGAACCGCTACCGTTCCTACTTCAATATCTACCGTATCGAAATCCCTTCCAACCAGTCGGGAACGGATAATCCATACGCGAATCCTCCCTATTCGAAGGATACTTATTTTGGGTCAGGCTTTCATCCGCAGATTGAAAGGCTGCTCGTACTTTCTGGTCAGGGACTTTCCCGAGCATACAGCCTGCTCAATAAGCATGTGCCGGAATACGACATCCCCATCGTCATTGTGAATGACGTTACCTATGGCGGCTCCGGCGGTCCTATTTCGGTGGCTTCTCTGGATGCGCAGGGAGCACAGCTTGTGGAGCATGAGGTGGGTCATTCTTTTGCAAATTTGGCCGATGAATACGACTTCGACACGCCTGGTTACCCAGCTGCAGAATTCCCGAATGCAACGATGAAGACGCAGCTCGCTCAAATCCGTTGGAAGGATTGGATTGAACCAGGCACCCCGCTTGAACCAGGCACCCCGCTATTCACACCAGAGGATGATTTACGATACCAAGACAAGGTCGGCCATTTTGAAGGGGCCCACTACCGCTCGGTAGGTTTTTTCCGTCCTCATGACAGAGCTCTGATGCGCTTTTTGGGATACCCTCCTGGAGCCGTGACACGGGAGGCCTTCGTACTCAACTATTACAGCCGGGTGCCGCTGGTAAATGCTCGCTCTCCTGAGGCGTTGAGCCAGACGGTCACGCAACGCACGTCTTTAAATTTTTCAGTTACCCCCAAAATACCTTCCACGGGATCTGCTCTGTCCGTTCGCTGGGTGATCGGAACCTCCACGGAAACAGCAGGCACGGGCACCACTTTTTCCATCCCAAGTCAGGATTTGGGTGAGGGCACCCGCACGGTCTCCGCCATCATCAAGGACCCCACTGACTGGGTGCTCCGTGACCCCACTGGACTGACGGATGAAAAAATCACCTGGACGATAAAACTGAGCAATCAGGGTCCGCCTCCAGTCATCACCGACGCACCCGACAATGCGCTTTCAATTGTCGGACAGCCTGTGGCTTTTACTGTACAGGCTTCACCGGCAGCATCCGAGCAGCTGATTTATCAGTGGTATAAAAACGGCAAAGCCATTTCCAAGGCCACTGGCACCAGTTATTTTTTGCCCGCTGTGAAGCTGACGGACGCCGGGATTTACAGCGTTCGCGTGACAGGCACGGCCTATACAGAAGTGTTTGCGGATCTCGTCGTCGTGGACTCTGCACTTAAAAAAATCGTGCTGGCCAAGGACAAGACCGCCACTTTGTTAGCCCCCGTGGCAGGCCCCGTGGATGGCTTTCAATGGTTCCGCAATTTTACCACGATTGAAGCCAGTAATGATTTTAAGGGCTTGGGTACGGCTAAACTGGTCATCTCCCCTCTGGCGGTCAGTCCCCATAGCGGACTTTACAGTCTCAGACTGACCACTGCTGCAGGCACGCGTGACTTTGATACTCACACGTTGGATGTTTTTGACGATGTGCCGCAAATGACGATGGCCGTGGGGCAATCAATGCCAGTGGGCCAGGTTGCAGCCCTGTATCTGAATGAATCCAACCAACTGGTCAAGATCGACATTGCGGAAACTCCAGGCCGCGCTGCCTCTACCTACTCTGCCAGTGGCCTGCCTCCTGGTTTGAAGGTGGACAAGGTAACTGGCATCATCAGCGGCATCCCGACAGCCTTTAGAAAAGACAGCGCCGGAAATGTCATTCCCTACGACGTCAAACTGACAGCCGGCAATGGAAAAGGCAGTGTCAGCGTCATGGTGAAGCTCCTTGTCTCCCCCCTTCCTAATACCACGGTTGGTACCTTTGTGGCACCGCTTTACCGGCATGGTCCGCCTGCTCAGACCGCCCCCGGTCTCAATGGCAGTTTGGGCGGACGTTTGGATTTGGTAACTTCTGCCAATGGCAGCTACTCTGGCAAGGTCGTATTGGGAAGCCTAACCTATAGTTTTAAAGGCTCATTATCCTCCCAGGTCGGCTTACTGACCGTCTTTGGAGGGGTGGACATTCCTCGTGCCGGACGTCCTGCACCTCCACCATTGGAACTGGATTTTTATGTCCAGACAGGGGGCCTCTTTGGTAGTCTCAAAATCGCCGGTCAAACCCTTGTCTTTTCTGGGTGGCACAACCCCTGGAGCCTAACCAACAAAGCCGACGCATATGATGGTTATCACACCTTTCGCCTGGATCTGGATAATCCCCCTTTGGGTGCCCCCACTGGGAGGGGGTTTGGCTCATTCAGCATCAGTTTGGATGGTAAAATGACCATTACTGGCCGCACGGCGGATGGTGAGACATTCACCAGCGCTTCCCCGCTGGGATCCTTGGGTGAATTGATGATCTTTTCACTCCAAAAGGGTAAACCCCAAGGCTCCATTGTTGGCAGATTCTCAGTCAGCAAAGAGGAAGATGAGGACGATAAGAATAATGTGATCACTAGGATGCCATCGGGCCTGAATTGGTGGAAACCCGCGAGCACTGATGCCAAGGCCCGCATTTACAAAGACGGGATTGCTGAACTCGGGTTGGAGATCTACGGCGGAAGGTATGTACCACCCACTTCGACTAACGTGATTTTTGATATGGCGCCAGGTGTCTCAAATGCAGACCTTGCATTCACGGGTGCCAGTATTTCTGGGGTTTCGCGTCCTCCCGGCACATCAGTGGACATCCAGGCCTCAAACAAAGCCAAACCCACGGCACCTCTGGCTGCCAATACCACCCTGACGATCAATGCCAAACTGGGTACCTTCACCGGCAAGTTCAGCCTCCTCGATGATAATCCACGCGATGACATCAGCCCCATCAACGTCCCCCGCGCCGTGACATACCAGGGCATCCTCCTCAAGGATGGTGGCACACTTCGGGGGGATGGTTATTATCTCCTGCCAGATCTGCCTTCTCCTGTCAAATTGGATACCCCCACCACGTCTCCTATCCAATCTGGAGCCGTGACGCTGACTAAGGATGATTAA
- a CDS encoding NfeD family protein, giving the protein MIELFQESLATHNLPLTALLGMVVLYWLLVMIGAFDFDLDLFDGGADTPDLSSPHSGGTLGGAMLSAGRFFGFAQVPIAIWGSFFVLFLWLFGLILNYRLNGAPGDRSLTTAALLLVPGCIGSLALTKLVTLPVGKFFGAMADADSESLIIQGQVGIVTTTSLDERYGQVQVAQGGAPALVNARLHTGPDSLQKGDRIRVLEASPDGSFYYVEPLPTNPLP; this is encoded by the coding sequence GTGATTGAACTCTTCCAGGAATCCTTAGCCACTCATAACCTGCCGCTCACTGCGTTGTTAGGCATGGTGGTTTTGTATTGGTTGCTGGTCATGATCGGAGCCTTTGATTTTGATCTCGATCTGTTTGATGGTGGGGCCGATACACCTGATCTCAGTAGCCCGCATTCGGGTGGCACCTTGGGAGGTGCCATGCTTTCAGCCGGCCGCTTTTTTGGTTTCGCCCAGGTGCCCATTGCCATCTGGGGCAGCTTCTTTGTACTCTTCCTCTGGCTCTTCGGACTCATTCTGAATTACCGCCTGAACGGTGCACCAGGTGATCGCAGTCTGACAACGGCAGCTCTTCTGCTGGTCCCTGGGTGCATAGGCAGCCTTGCTTTGACCAAGCTGGTGACCCTGCCGGTGGGAAAGTTCTTTGGTGCCATGGCCGATGCGGATAGCGAAAGCCTGATCATCCAGGGCCAGGTCGGCATCGTGACGACCACCTCCCTGGATGAACGCTATGGCCAGGTGCAGGTGGCCCAGGGCGGCGCACCTGCGCTCGTTAATGCCCGGCTTCATACAGGCCCGGACTCTTTGCAGAAAGGGGACCGCATCCGTGTCCTCGAGGCGTCTCCCGATGGCTCCTTTTATTACGTTGAACCTCTCCCAACCAACCCGCTCCCATGA